A section of the Luteolibacter flavescens genome encodes:
- a CDS encoding RDD family protein, with protein MEDSTLRIDTLQAIELAEGVEVRLRIAGPLPRGIAMAIDLIIQMLILIAGAFVLVFAGVAIGFQVAMGIFLLVWFFMRWWYPVFFEASKRGATPGKRMMGLRVVQTSGAPITFGQSILRNFLRWIDEMPLWPTVWTSGLPVPTMAFGLAACMATKRFQRLGDLAAGTVVIYDRVLPEPSAPAPPPMEAARPAMALRPEEVRAVVAFRERAGFWSEGRQVEIANHAKELTGADGRRGVTRIMAIAHWLQERR; from the coding sequence ATGGAAGATTCCACGCTGCGGATCGACACGCTGCAGGCCATCGAATTGGCCGAGGGCGTGGAGGTGCGGCTCCGCATCGCTGGACCGCTGCCACGCGGGATCGCCATGGCCATAGACCTGATCATTCAGATGCTGATCCTGATCGCCGGAGCTTTCGTGCTCGTGTTTGCGGGAGTGGCGATCGGTTTCCAGGTGGCGATGGGGATATTCCTGCTCGTGTGGTTTTTCATGCGCTGGTGGTATCCCGTGTTCTTCGAAGCCTCGAAGCGTGGTGCGACGCCCGGCAAGCGCATGATGGGCCTGCGCGTGGTGCAGACGTCCGGCGCGCCGATCACCTTCGGGCAGTCGATCTTGAGGAATTTCCTGCGTTGGATCGATGAGATGCCATTGTGGCCCACGGTGTGGACCAGCGGGCTCCCCGTGCCCACCATGGCCTTCGGCCTGGCGGCGTGCATGGCCACGAAGCGCTTCCAGCGGCTCGGCGATCTCGCGGCCGGGACGGTGGTGATCTACGACCGTGTGCTGCCGGAGCCCTCGGCACCCGCGCCCCCGCCCATGGAAGCTGCCCGCCCGGCCATGGCCCTGCGGCCGGAGGAAGTCCGCGCCGTCGTCGCCTTCCGCGAGCGCGCGGGCTTCTGGTCAGAGGGACGACAGGTCGAGATCGCGAATCACGCGAAGGAATTGACGGGCGCCGACGGCCGCAGGGGCGTCACGCGCATCATGGCGATAGCCCACTGGCTGCAGGAGAGACGATGA
- a CDS encoding beta strand repeat-containing protein has product MHTPRFVRGSLLLLAASMPVHAALYWDGTSTTPDADGGVGTWDTTATNWDSAAVAGTDVVWNPAETAAFGGTAGTVTIATGGITAANLDFQVTGYNVSGDPIALSNGNVRVGSGSATVGSVITGSNGLTKTGSGAIILAGNNTYTGTTTVSGGILVANVLANNVTASSLGIGTSLVLDGGTFRYPTASANVNNFARLITLAGDSVVDMEGAGFLFFGGVISGPGSLTKVGTRQLIISGNNTYQGETFVNVGEVQIRNLNAFGTTGQGTTVADGARVAAGGALGGTVNERFTLNGLGGGNGALQANDSGTNVTFGGAITLATTSGIGGGVPFAISGVIGGPGGLTKLTTNAVTLNGTAANTYTGVTTLGGTGKLVLDKTDGVVAIPGNINLSSTAWNGQNSGVVLASNEQIADTSIVTWTTTSAPAGGAQEDSFLRLNGYTETIGGLVSTGLGFKAVVENRGANDLATYGQGTLIINVATGLTHNYNGSMRDSDGGDSGTGGKVALTKTGPGTQVLSGGMNSATGPLLVNAGTLRVNNLLGSATSSVTGTGTLEGTGTMSGGAVTVTAGGTLAPGITGTGTFTVTTPAVIGNLGKLSLATATLGGSATVASGGLVTGAGTVSGSLTVQSGGTLTPGTDLAPIGTISVNGALNLAGTTNIQIGKTGGVVSNDSIAGPTSIAFGGTLAISVVAGSEAFTVGDTITLFNSPGALFSGSFASITGLPALGTGLQWETTNLTSNGTISVVSNTSAPGFSLSSGGYIGAQSVTISSDPGATIYYTTNGSTPTVSSPSGLSPLTGITVPDNTVGFTIKAMAKHPDFGFSAVSTATYNTVSGSAKWNVDANGNWSDAGNWLNQVVPNGTGVQADFTFTQGFPTLVTVDSNRTVGGLLFNNANAISWTLEGSSVLTLDVATGSPVIATPNVAVETFISTVLGGNKGFTKTGAGLLTLSGANSYAGDTVISGGVVSVANLKYNGTASPLGTGSNLVLDGGTLRYTGGSVRVDQVSNFNRNVVLTANNGTIETGAAGFWLAEGVFSGAGGFTKTGAKQLILVNAGSYGGVTNVNEGEIQFRTQTSLGAATAGTNVANGAWVAAGGNVNGAVAEPFTLNGTGNGNGALQGNDASTVNFTGPVTLATTAGVGGSRDFTLSGGVSGPGGLTKLSGNNITVTGALTYQGPTTVSAGTLGISGTTTSGLTVATGATFAPGGAIIGTFIAGNTDINGTYAFQATETTADNLTVNGNLDIEGATLAYSQLIAPTANSYVIASYTGTLTGTFTVTGTLPSGYSVVYDATAKQILLRKSGGFSSWASTNGLTGSPTADFDNDGLPDAVEYVLGSDPKASSTAAAPALSLSGANMVFTFNRANSSKTADVTVAIEVGTNLTAWPTTYTVGNDTAGSTAGVTVTAGANADTVTLTVPRGTDTKKFARLKVTVAP; this is encoded by the coding sequence ATGCATACTCCCCGATTCGTACGAGGCTCCCTGCTCCTCCTCGCGGCATCGATGCCGGTACATGCCGCCCTCTACTGGGACGGCACCTCCACCACCCCGGACGCTGACGGAGGAGTCGGCACCTGGGACACCACGGCCACCAACTGGGACTCCGCAGCCGTCGCAGGCACGGACGTCGTCTGGAATCCGGCTGAGACAGCCGCCTTCGGCGGGACTGCCGGGACAGTGACCATCGCCACCGGTGGCATCACCGCGGCGAACCTCGATTTCCAGGTCACCGGCTACAATGTCAGCGGAGATCCCATCGCGCTCAGCAATGGCAATGTCCGGGTCGGCTCAGGCTCCGCCACCGTGGGATCCGTGATCACCGGAAGCAACGGCCTGACGAAGACCGGCTCCGGCGCCATCATTCTGGCTGGCAACAATACCTATACCGGGACCACTACCGTGAGCGGAGGTATACTTGTCGCAAACGTCTTGGCAAACAACGTGACGGCGTCCTCGCTCGGTATCGGCACTTCGCTGGTCCTGGATGGCGGGACCTTCCGCTATCCGACGGCGTCCGCCAACGTGAACAATTTCGCCCGCCTTATCACCCTCGCTGGCGACTCGGTCGTGGATATGGAAGGCGCTGGCTTCCTGTTCTTCGGCGGGGTTATTTCGGGCCCGGGGTCTTTGACCAAAGTTGGCACCCGGCAGTTGATCATCAGCGGCAACAATACCTATCAGGGTGAAACCTTCGTCAATGTAGGTGAGGTCCAGATCCGCAATCTGAACGCATTCGGCACCACCGGACAGGGCACGACCGTGGCCGACGGCGCACGCGTGGCGGCTGGCGGGGCACTGGGAGGAACCGTCAACGAGAGATTCACCCTCAACGGCCTCGGCGGAGGAAACGGAGCCCTGCAGGCAAATGACTCCGGCACCAATGTCACCTTTGGAGGTGCCATCACCCTGGCGACCACCAGCGGCATCGGCGGCGGGGTTCCCTTCGCAATCAGCGGCGTCATCGGCGGTCCCGGAGGCCTCACGAAGCTGACCACAAATGCCGTCACGCTGAATGGCACCGCGGCAAATACCTACACGGGCGTCACCACCCTCGGCGGCACCGGCAAGCTGGTGCTGGACAAGACCGATGGAGTCGTCGCCATCCCGGGAAACATCAATCTCTCCTCCACAGCGTGGAACGGCCAGAACTCGGGTGTCGTCCTCGCCAGCAACGAGCAGATCGCCGATACCTCCATCGTCACATGGACGACGACCTCAGCCCCGGCGGGTGGTGCTCAGGAAGACAGCTTCCTCCGCCTGAACGGCTATACCGAGACCATCGGTGGTCTGGTTTCAACCGGTCTCGGATTCAAGGCCGTGGTCGAGAACCGTGGTGCCAATGACCTCGCCACCTATGGCCAAGGCACGCTGATCATCAATGTCGCCACTGGCCTCACTCACAACTACAACGGCAGCATGCGGGATAGCGACGGTGGCGACAGCGGCACCGGCGGCAAGGTGGCCCTCACGAAGACCGGCCCGGGCACCCAGGTGCTCTCCGGCGGCATGAACTCCGCCACCGGCCCGCTGCTGGTAAACGCCGGCACTCTCCGGGTGAACAATCTGCTCGGCAGCGCCACCTCCTCGGTCACCGGTACCGGTACTCTGGAAGGCACCGGCACGATGAGCGGCGGAGCCGTCACCGTCACCGCCGGCGGCACCCTCGCCCCCGGCATCACGGGCACGGGCACCTTTACCGTCACCACCCCGGCGGTCATTGGCAACTTGGGCAAGCTTTCCTTGGCCACCGCCACCCTCGGCGGCTCTGCCACCGTCGCCTCCGGCGGTCTGGTCACGGGTGCAGGCACGGTCTCGGGCTCGCTGACCGTCCAGAGCGGTGGCACGCTCACCCCGGGCACCGATCTCGCGCCCATCGGCACCATCTCCGTCAATGGTGCCCTGAATCTGGCGGGAACCACCAACATCCAGATCGGCAAGACCGGCGGAGTGGTCAGCAATGACTCCATCGCCGGGCCTACGAGCATCGCCTTCGGCGGAACCCTCGCCATCTCCGTCGTTGCCGGCAGCGAGGCATTCACGGTGGGAGATACGATCACGCTGTTCAATTCCCCTGGCGCCCTTTTCTCGGGCTCCTTCGCCAGCATCACCGGACTGCCCGCCCTCGGCACAGGCTTGCAGTGGGAAACCACGAACCTGACGAGCAACGGCACCATCTCCGTGGTCAGCAATACCAGCGCTCCCGGCTTCAGCCTCTCGAGCGGTGGCTACATCGGAGCCCAGTCCGTGACCATCTCGTCGGACCCCGGTGCGACCATCTACTACACCACCAATGGATCCACCCCCACGGTCTCGTCACCGAGCGGCCTGAGCCCGCTGACGGGCATCACCGTGCCGGACAATACCGTCGGCTTCACCATCAAGGCGATGGCCAAGCACCCGGACTTCGGATTCAGCGCCGTCTCCACCGCGACATACAATACCGTCTCCGGCTCGGCCAAGTGGAACGTGGACGCCAATGGCAACTGGAGCGATGCCGGCAACTGGCTCAACCAGGTTGTGCCGAACGGAACCGGCGTCCAGGCCGACTTCACCTTCACGCAGGGCTTCCCGACCCTCGTGACCGTGGACAGCAACCGCACGGTCGGCGGCCTGCTCTTCAACAACGCGAACGCGATCTCGTGGACGCTGGAAGGATCCAGCGTGCTGACACTCGACGTCGCCACCGGCTCGCCGGTCATTGCGACGCCCAATGTGGCCGTGGAAACCTTCATCTCCACCGTGCTCGGGGGAAACAAGGGCTTCACCAAGACCGGTGCGGGACTACTGACCTTGTCCGGAGCGAATTCCTACGCCGGTGACACCGTCATTTCCGGCGGCGTCGTGAGCGTGGCGAACCTGAAGTACAACGGCACGGCATCGCCGCTCGGAACGGGATCGAATCTCGTCCTCGACGGTGGCACCCTCCGCTATACCGGAGGCAGCGTCCGCGTCGACCAGGTCAGCAACTTCAACCGCAACGTCGTGCTGACCGCGAACAACGGCACGATCGAGACGGGAGCCGCCGGATTCTGGCTCGCGGAAGGCGTCTTCTCCGGAGCGGGCGGCTTCACCAAGACAGGTGCGAAGCAGCTCATCCTGGTGAACGCCGGCTCCTACGGGGGCGTGACGAATGTGAACGAAGGTGAAATCCAGTTCCGCACGCAGACTTCGCTCGGAGCAGCCACCGCGGGCACCAACGTGGCCAACGGGGCATGGGTCGCGGCAGGTGGAAACGTGAATGGAGCGGTCGCCGAGCCATTCACGCTCAACGGCACCGGCAATGGAAACGGCGCGCTGCAAGGGAACGACGCCTCCACCGTGAACTTCACGGGCCCTGTCACCCTCGCGACGACGGCCGGTGTCGGCGGCTCCCGCGACTTCACCCTCTCCGGCGGCGTCAGCGGCCCGGGTGGACTGACGAAGCTGAGCGGCAACAACATCACCGTGACCGGAGCCTTGACCTACCAGGGCCCGACCACCGTGTCCGCGGGCACGCTCGGCATCTCCGGCACCACCACGAGTGGACTGACGGTGGCCACCGGAGCCACCTTTGCTCCCGGTGGGGCTATCATCGGCACCTTCATCGCGGGGAATACCGACATCAACGGCACCTACGCCTTCCAAGCGACTGAAACCACCGCTGACAACCTGACGGTGAATGGCAACCTGGACATCGAAGGAGCCACCCTCGCCTACTCCCAGCTCATCGCGCCAACAGCCAACAGCTACGTCATCGCCAGCTACACGGGCACCCTGACCGGCACCTTCACCGTCACCGGCACCCTGCCATCAGGCTACTCGGTGGTGTATGATGCGACCGCGAAGCAGATCCTGCTGAGAAAGTCCGGTGGCTTCTCGAGCTGGGCCAGCACGAACGGCTTGACCGGCTCACCGACCGCCGACTTCGACAACGACGGCCTGCCAGACGCCGTGGAATACGTGCTGGGCTCCGATCCGAAGGCATCCAGCACCGCAGCGGCACCGGCACTCAGCCTGTCCGGCGCGAACATGGTCTTCACTTTCAACCGCGCCAACTCGTCCAAGACCGCGGACGTGACGGTGGCGATCGAGGTGGGCACCAACCTGACCGCCTGGCCGACCACCTACACCGTGGGCAATGACACCGCCGGCTCCACGGCGGGCGTCACGGTTACCGCAGGTGCCAACGCCGATACCGTCACCCTCACCGTGCCTCGCGGAACGGACACGAAGAAATTCGCCCGTCTGAAGGTCACGGTCGCTCCCTGA
- a CDS encoding methyltransferase domain-containing protein → MTADLPKKLAAPFPGVWDRCYVGSKVKTDPLYGAVHEELRGSALPLLDLGCGLGLLAFYLRERGLDFPITGVDYDPRKIESAWKASAALDHRDLSFATHDARQGLPEHHGNVTILDILQFFTPEEQATLIGLAASRVAPGGKLVIRSCLRDDSRRFKVTVFCDYIAKATFWMKAAPTHYPSAEEFQRNLSPHGKVTISPLWGGTPFNNHLIVMEKA, encoded by the coding sequence GTGACCGCCGATCTTCCCAAAAAACTCGCCGCCCCCTTCCCCGGGGTCTGGGACCGCTGCTACGTGGGATCGAAGGTGAAGACCGATCCGCTCTACGGCGCGGTGCACGAAGAACTCCGCGGCTCGGCACTGCCCCTGCTCGACCTCGGCTGCGGTCTCGGGCTGCTGGCCTTCTATCTCCGCGAGCGTGGGCTGGACTTCCCCATCACGGGCGTGGACTACGATCCGCGGAAAATCGAGTCCGCCTGGAAGGCATCCGCCGCGCTGGATCACCGCGACCTTTCCTTCGCCACCCACGATGCTCGCCAAGGTCTGCCGGAGCATCATGGGAATGTGACGATCCTCGATATCCTCCAGTTTTTCACCCCGGAAGAACAGGCGACCCTGATCGGCCTCGCCGCATCCCGCGTCGCGCCGGGCGGCAAGCTGGTGATCCGCTCCTGCCTGCGCGATGACTCGCGGCGCTTCAAGGTGACGGTCTTCTGCGACTACATCGCGAAGGCCACCTTCTGGATGAAGGCGGCACCGACGCACTATCCCTCTGCGGAGGAGTTCCAGAGGAATCTATCACCCCACGGCAAGGTCACGATCAGCCCGCTGTGGGGCGGCACGCCCTTCAACAATCACCTGATCGTGATGGAGAAGGCGTAG
- the queD gene encoding 6-carboxytetrahydropterin synthase QueD, with protein MRARVTKDFRFEAAHTLPSLPEDHKCRRMHGHSFKVEISIEGEVDESVGWVYDHKRISEAMNPLLELLDHGYLNDIEGLESPTIERMAGWFWKKLAPQLPGLAEIVIYETPTARCSFKGEF; from the coding sequence ATGCGCGCCCGCGTCACCAAGGACTTCCGCTTCGAAGCCGCCCACACCCTGCCGAGCCTGCCGGAGGACCACAAATGCCGCCGCATGCACGGCCACAGCTTCAAGGTGGAGATCTCCATCGAGGGAGAGGTGGATGAGTCCGTCGGCTGGGTCTATGACCACAAGCGGATCTCCGAGGCCATGAATCCGCTGCTGGAGCTGCTGGATCACGGCTATCTCAATGACATCGAGGGACTTGAAAGCCCCACCATCGAGCGGATGGCGGGCTGGTTTTGGAAGAAGCTCGCGCCCCAGCTCCCGGGCCTCGCGGAGATCGTGATCTACGAGACCCCGACCGCCCGCTGCTCTTTCAAGGGGGAATTCTGA
- a CDS encoding RNA polymerase sigma factor: protein MRESSDAELLSDWLKRQRETAFHALVARYAGLVHMAALRTCEDEALAAEASQLTFITLARKARSLASRGSVAGWLHITAVMHAKNLLRQHRRESRKRQLLRTHMETSPPDHAAEAWKNMQPVLDEALAALSTSDRETLLLRFYRSLSVKEIAAALGIATDAAQKRLDRATERLRQQLARRGCQVGGSLGAAMVAGLGADAQAAIPGVATLATKALAATAAGGATTLTTITLIAMTKKTAITAGAALLLVGAGAVAFINRDTGAPAGNAPEVATTGKQGTGTTGGLAPTEESTRAPKAKPRETTQNSDLIAQYGESRTNLSKHVANNVIGLFEDGVAMGEMATTGEFAGAFGGPRAHLGRSLGGLHGRLNLTDEQQDKAAAALAEYQKREIARSKENIENLKKDPTALMKLMLASDSYSRGDITEEEWKAAQLASGDELKGVMNPLDRNNLRGQPLKDDQFVSDLSAVLDPAQTETLQREMTEQQAREASGNGGGITNMPSMNLEELDSTITSAKKVTAGMKGMMEGMGGLQGLGPMMEQQRRAREAAPAEEAPESTEQ from the coding sequence ATGCGGGAATCCTCCGATGCCGAACTCCTTTCGGACTGGCTGAAGCGCCAGCGCGAGACGGCTTTCCACGCCCTCGTCGCCCGCTATGCCGGGCTGGTCCACATGGCGGCACTGCGGACCTGCGAGGACGAGGCACTGGCCGCAGAGGCCTCGCAGCTCACTTTCATCACCCTCGCCCGCAAGGCCCGCTCGCTCGCCTCGCGCGGCTCCGTCGCCGGCTGGCTGCACATCACCGCCGTGATGCACGCCAAGAACCTGCTGCGCCAGCACCGGCGCGAATCCCGCAAACGCCAACTCCTGCGCACGCACATGGAAACTTCCCCGCCCGACCATGCCGCCGAGGCGTGGAAGAACATGCAGCCGGTGCTGGACGAGGCACTGGCCGCCCTGTCCACCAGCGACCGGGAGACCCTGCTGCTGCGCTTCTACCGCTCGCTGAGCGTGAAGGAGATCGCCGCCGCCCTGGGAATCGCCACGGATGCCGCGCAGAAGCGACTGGACCGCGCCACCGAGCGCCTGCGCCAGCAGCTCGCCCGCCGCGGCTGCCAGGTCGGCGGCTCGCTGGGTGCCGCCATGGTCGCCGGGCTGGGCGCGGATGCCCAGGCCGCGATCCCCGGAGTCGCCACCCTCGCCACGAAAGCCCTCGCCGCCACCGCAGCCGGTGGTGCCACCACTCTCACCACCATCACACTCATTGCCATGACCAAGAAAACCGCCATCACCGCCGGCGCGGCCCTGCTGCTTGTCGGAGCCGGAGCCGTCGCCTTCATCAATCGCGACACGGGAGCCCCCGCTGGAAATGCCCCTGAGGTCGCCACCACCGGTAAGCAAGGTACCGGAACCACCGGAGGCCTGGCACCCACCGAGGAATCCACCCGCGCCCCGAAGGCCAAGCCGCGCGAAACCACGCAGAACTCCGACCTCATCGCGCAGTACGGGGAGTCCCGCACCAATCTCTCCAAACATGTCGCAAACAACGTCATCGGCCTCTTCGAGGATGGCGTGGCCATGGGTGAAATGGCCACCACCGGGGAATTCGCCGGTGCCTTCGGCGGACCGCGCGCGCACCTCGGCCGCTCGCTAGGCGGGCTGCATGGCCGCCTGAATCTCACCGACGAGCAGCAGGACAAGGCCGCCGCCGCCCTTGCCGAATATCAGAAGCGCGAGATCGCCCGCTCGAAGGAAAACATCGAGAATCTCAAGAAGGACCCGACGGCGCTGATGAAGCTCATGCTTGCCAGCGACTCCTACTCCCGCGGCGACATCACCGAGGAAGAGTGGAAGGCCGCCCAACTCGCCTCCGGCGACGAGCTGAAGGGTGTCATGAACCCGCTCGACCGCAACAACCTCCGCGGCCAACCCTTGAAGGACGACCAATTCGTGAGCGACCTGAGCGCGGTGCTCGACCCCGCCCAGACGGAAACCCTGCAGCGCGAAATGACCGAGCAGCAGGCCCGCGAGGCATCCGGCAACGGCGGCGGAATCACCAACATGCCCTCGATGAACCTCGAGGAACTCGACAGCACCATCACCTCCGCGAAGAAAGTCACCGCTGGCATGAAAGGCATGATGGAAGGCATGGGCGGCCTACAGGGCCTCGGTCCCATGATGGAGCAGCAGCGCCGGGCCCGTGAAGCCGCTCCCGCGGAGGAGGCTCCGGAGAGCACCGAACAGTGA
- a CDS encoding superoxide dismutase — protein MNTPDLNRRHFVKLSAAAVGALAATPAAFAQDAKAAFTLPALPYKPADLAPHIDAKTMEIHHGKHHQAYITNLNTAVAANAYLQGKPIEDLVVNLPKIEDEAVRMTVRNNGGGHWNHAFFWEIMAPAGKGGEPGDKLLEAIKASFGSMEDFKKLFGEAATKRFGSGWAWLIVQDGKLKVVSTANQDSPLMKGIVPDSDLGTPILGLDVWEHAYYLNYQNRRPDYITAWWNVVNWDEVAKRFAKAS, from the coding sequence ATGAACACACCTGACCTGAACCGCCGCCATTTCGTGAAGCTCTCCGCTGCCGCCGTCGGCGCGCTTGCAGCCACGCCTGCCGCATTTGCGCAGGACGCGAAGGCGGCGTTCACCCTCCCCGCCCTGCCTTACAAGCCCGCCGATCTCGCGCCGCACATCGATGCGAAAACCATGGAGATCCACCACGGCAAGCACCACCAGGCCTACATCACGAACCTGAATACCGCCGTGGCCGCCAATGCCTACCTGCAAGGCAAGCCGATCGAGGATCTGGTGGTGAACCTGCCGAAGATCGAGGACGAAGCCGTCCGCATGACCGTCCGCAACAACGGTGGCGGCCACTGGAACCACGCATTCTTCTGGGAAATCATGGCCCCGGCAGGAAAGGGCGGCGAGCCGGGCGACAAGCTCTTGGAAGCGATCAAGGCCTCCTTTGGCTCGATGGAGGATTTCAAGAAGCTCTTCGGCGAGGCCGCGACCAAGCGCTTCGGCTCCGGCTGGGCCTGGCTCATCGTGCAGGACGGCAAGCTGAAGGTCGTGAGCACCGCGAACCAAGACAGCCCGCTGATGAAGGGCATCGTCCCGGACAGCGACCTCGGCACCCCGATCCTGGGACTGGACGTGTGGGAGCACGCCTACTACCTGAACTACCAGAACCGCCGCCCGGACTACATCACCGCCTGGTGGAACGTGGTGAACTGGGACGAGGTGGCAAAGCGCTTCGCCAAGGCCTCCTGA
- a CDS encoding stage II sporulation protein M, which translates to MSPGSFEERRAAEWVELDRLITSVEKGKPVEGVDELPRRFREACSDLALARHRMYAGHLIERLNALVIRGHKLLYRSRKHGWQTALRFAVAGFPQIVRKEWRLFWLCNALFWIPFFAMMASAWFDIDWIRSAIGQQGMASMESMYGGKEEQISHLREEFGSNFMMFGFYIRNNVGIDFQIFAGGIAACVGTIFFLVYNGIHIGASAGYVHYACNPESFWTFVAGHSSYELLGMVVAGMAGMRLGLGVLKPGRLPRSRAIAEAGKQALPLLLGAAVMTGMAAVVEGFWSAQPMDSGVKYAVGIAGWVLHAVYFLALGRGTRAA; encoded by the coding sequence ATGAGCCCCGGATCCTTTGAAGAACGCCGCGCCGCCGAGTGGGTGGAGCTGGACCGCCTGATCACCAGCGTGGAGAAGGGCAAGCCTGTGGAAGGCGTGGACGAGCTGCCACGGCGCTTCCGCGAGGCCTGCTCCGACCTTGCGCTGGCCCGCCACCGGATGTATGCGGGCCACCTGATCGAGCGGCTGAATGCCCTTGTCATCCGCGGGCACAAGCTCCTCTACCGCAGCCGCAAGCACGGCTGGCAGACCGCGCTGAGATTCGCCGTCGCCGGATTCCCGCAGATCGTCCGGAAGGAGTGGCGGCTTTTCTGGCTGTGCAATGCGCTCTTCTGGATCCCGTTCTTCGCGATGATGGCGTCGGCGTGGTTCGATATCGACTGGATCCGCTCCGCCATCGGCCAGCAGGGCATGGCCAGCATGGAGAGCATGTATGGCGGGAAGGAGGAGCAGATCAGCCACCTGCGGGAGGAGTTCGGCTCGAATTTCATGATGTTCGGCTTCTACATCCGGAACAACGTCGGCATCGACTTCCAGATCTTCGCCGGGGGCATCGCCGCGTGCGTCGGCACCATTTTCTTCCTCGTTTACAATGGCATCCACATCGGGGCCTCGGCGGGGTATGTCCACTACGCGTGCAATCCGGAGTCCTTCTGGACCTTCGTGGCGGGTCACTCGTCCTACGAGTTGCTCGGCATGGTGGTCGCGGGCATGGCAGGCATGCGGCTCGGGCTCGGGGTTTTGAAGCCGGGGCGCTTGCCCAGATCGCGGGCGATCGCGGAGGCGGGGAAGCAGGCGCTGCCGCTGCTGCTCGGCGCGGCGGTCATGACGGGCATGGCCGCGGTGGTGGAGGGCTTCTGGTCCGCGCAGCCGATGGACTCGGGGGTGAAGTATGCCGTCGGCATCGCCGGATGGGTGCTTCACGCGGTGTATTTCCTGGCATTGGGAAGGGGGACGCGTGCGGCTTGA
- a CDS encoding glycosyltransferase family 2 protein yields the protein MPDSRPVVLIPSYNTGPILPATVAAALAQGVPVRVVIDGSTDGSPDLLEPLLANPLLKVTRLAKNAGKGSAVLHGTRDALAEGFTHVLCMDADGQHPAEMIPDYFGLSHRHPEAAVFGRPVFDASAPALRVNGRKVSNFWANLETMGWGIDDSLFGMRLYPAAGLVEVFESTSFARRFDFDPEVAVRLAWRGVPILNLPTPVRYLSREEGGVSQFRYLRDNTLLTWMHTRLFFGFLVRLPWLALRGENPLLSLSPPRK from the coding sequence ATGCCGGATTCCCGACCTGTCGTTCTCATCCCCAGCTACAATACCGGACCCATCCTCCCAGCCACCGTCGCCGCGGCGCTGGCCCAGGGCGTGCCGGTGCGGGTGGTGATCGACGGCTCCACGGACGGTTCGCCGGATCTCCTCGAGCCGCTGCTGGCCAATCCGCTGCTGAAAGTCACCCGCCTCGCAAAGAACGCCGGGAAAGGCTCCGCCGTCCTGCACGGGACCCGCGACGCGCTGGCCGAGGGCTTCACCCACGTGCTGTGCATGGATGCGGACGGCCAGCACCCGGCGGAGATGATCCCGGATTACTTCGGCCTCTCCCACCGGCACCCGGAAGCCGCGGTCTTCGGCCGCCCGGTCTTCGACGCCTCCGCCCCGGCGCTGCGGGTGAACGGCCGGAAGGTTTCGAATTTCTGGGCAAACCTGGAAACCATGGGCTGGGGCATCGATGACTCGCTCTTCGGCATGCGGCTCTACCCTGCGGCCGGGCTGGTGGAGGTCTTTGAGAGCACCAGCTTTGCCCGGCGCTTCGACTTCGATCCCGAGGTGGCCGTGCGCCTCGCTTGGCGCGGCGTCCCCATCCTGAACCTGCCCACTCCTGTCCGCTATCTCAGCCGCGAGGAAGGCGGCGTGTCGCAATTCCGCTATCTCCGGGATAACACCTTGCTGACGTGGATGCACACGCGGCTGTTCTTCGGCTTTCTCGTCCGCTTACCTTGGCTTGCCTTGCGGGGCGAAAACCCGCTCCTTTCCCTCAGCCCGCCCCGCAAGTGA